CGGGCTGAAATGCCCCTTCGAGGCGTCCGAAGCGAACGAGTTCGACCTGGAAAAGAAGATCGCCGACCACGCACGGGAGGCACACGACAGAGCGCACCTCTCCGCGGATGAGTGGACGAAGATCAAGAAGGTCATCCACTGAGAAGAGCAGGGCACAATTTTTCCACTCCATTTTTGTAT
This genomic window from Methanofollis sp. contains:
- a CDS encoding DUF1059 domain-containing protein, encoding MKCPFEASEANEFDLEKKIADHAREAHDRAHLSADEWTKIKKVIH